A window from Burkholderiales bacterium encodes these proteins:
- the hrcA gene encoding heat-inducible transcription repressor HrcA, producing the protein MLSERAQILLKTLVERYIVEGDPVGSRSLSKYSGLDLSPATIRNVIADLEDMGLVASPHTSAGRVPTVRGYRLFVDSLLVVKPLEERQVAELSEHLHPDNPQRLVNAASQLLSQLTHFAGVVMLPRPDVPAFRHIEFLKLSERRLLLIIVTPEGSVQNRVIVPERGYSASELAEASNYLNQHYAGLTFDEIRGRLKQELTDLRREMVELMTSAIEAGSEAVQDTRDAVVVTGEHNLLDIRDLSSDRSRLRQLFDLFERKTDLLRLLEASRQAQGVKIFIGEESGVVPLDECSVVTAPYEVDGRVVGTLGVVGPTRMAYDRVIPLVEITAKLLSGALSQQ; encoded by the coding sequence GGCTGGACCTGTCCCCGGCCACCATCCGCAACGTGATCGCCGACCTGGAGGATATGGGCCTCGTCGCCAGTCCCCACACCTCGGCCGGCCGGGTGCCCACGGTCCGAGGCTACCGGCTGTTCGTCGACAGCCTTCTGGTGGTGAAGCCCCTGGAGGAGCGCCAAGTAGCCGAGCTGTCGGAGCACCTGCACCCGGATAACCCCCAGCGTCTGGTGAACGCCGCCTCCCAATTGCTTTCCCAGCTCACCCACTTTGCCGGCGTGGTGATGCTGCCCCGGCCCGACGTCCCGGCCTTCCGCCACATCGAGTTCCTGAAGCTCTCGGAGCGGCGGCTGCTCCTCATCATCGTCACGCCCGAAGGCAGTGTCCAGAACCGGGTCATCGTCCCGGAGCGCGGCTACAGCGCTTCCGAGCTGGCCGAGGCCTCTAACTACCTCAACCAGCACTACGCCGGGCTCACCTTCGACGAGATCAGGGGGCGCTTGAAGCAGGAGCTTACCGATCTGCGGCGGGAGATGGTCGAGCTCATGACCTCCGCCATTGAGGCGGGAAGCGAAGCTGTGCAGGACACCCGGGACGCGGTGGTGGTCACCGGAGAGCACAACCTGCTGGACATCCGCGATCTGTCCTCCGACAGGTCGCGGCTGCGCCAGCTCTTCGATCTGTTCGAGCGCAAGACCGACCTGCTCCGGCTGCTGGAAGCGAGCCGCCAGGCCCAGGGAGTGAAGATCTTCATCGGCGAGGAGTCGGGGGTGGTACCCCTGGACGAATGCAGCGTGGTCACCGCCCCCTACGAGGTGGACGGCCGGGTGGTGGGGACGCTCGGCGTGGTGGGCCCCACCCGCATGGCCTACGACCGGGTGATCCCCCTGGTGGAAATCACGGCCAAGCTCCTCTCCGGGGCCCTGTCCCAGCAATGA